From Etheostoma cragini isolate CJK2018 chromosome 1, CSU_Ecrag_1.0, whole genome shotgun sequence, a single genomic window includes:
- the rras2 gene encoding ras-related protein R-Ras2, producing the protein MAGWKDGSVQEKYRLVVVGGGGVGKSALTIQFIQSYFVTDYDPTIEDSYTKQCVIDERAARLDILDTAGQEEFGAMREQYMRTGEGFLLVFSVTDRGSFEEIYKFQRQILRVKDRDEFPMILVGNKADLELQRQVTQEEGQQLARQLKVTYMEASAKIRMNVDQAFHELVRVIRKFQEQECPPSPEPTRKEKDKSGCHCVIV; encoded by the exons ATGGCAGGCTGGAAGGACGGCTCGGTGCAGGAGAAGTATCGGCTGGTTGTGGTCGGCGGCGGCGGAGTCGGCAAATCCGCCCTGACTATCCAGTTTATCCAG TCATACTTTGTCACCGACTATGACCCCACGATTGAAGACTCTTATACCAAGCAGTGTGTGATTGACGAAAGGGCGGCCAGACTTGACA TCCTCGACACGGCTGGACAGGAAGAATTTGGAGCCATGAGAGAACAATACATGAGGACAGGGGAGGGCTTCCTGCTCGTCTTCTCAGTCACTGACAGAGGAAG CTTTGAAGAAATCTACAAATTCCAAAGGCAAATTCTCAGAGTGAAAGACAGAGATGAATTCCCTATGATCCTTGTAGGAAATAAAGCAGATCTGGAACTACAGAGACAA GTAACCCAGGAAGAGGGCCAGCAGCTGGCCAGACAACTGAAGGTCACATATATGGAGGCTTCAGCCAAAATCCGTATGAATGTAGACCAGGCTTTCCACGAGCTGGTTAGAGTAATCAG GAAATTCCAAGAACAGGAATGTCCACCGTCGCCAGAACCtacaagaaaagagaaagacaagagtGGCTGCCATTGTGTGATCGTCTGA